The sequence below is a genomic window from Zymoseptoria tritici IPO323 chromosome 13, whole genome shotgun sequence.
ATCGCCGCTCTGTTCCGCAACGGCGAAGGTCCCACCGTGCTCCTCCGTGCCGATTTCGACGCTCTGCCCATCCTCGAACGCACCGGTCTTCCCTACGCCAGCAAGAAAACCCAACACGACCCCGTCACCGATACCATGAAGCCCGTCATGCACGCCTGCGGCCACGACATGCACATCACCtgcctcctcgccgccgctcaCACTCTCGTCAACGCCAAGGATTCCTGGTCCggcactcttctcctcgcTTTCCAACCCGCTGAAGAACGAGGCACCGGCGCCCAAGCCATGGTCGATGATGGCCTGTACGATCCAGCTCGCCATGCCGTGCCGATTCCCGATGTCTGCATCGGCGGTCACGTCGTACCGTGGCGTGCGGGTGTGTTGGGAACTCGACCCGGACTGGTTGCGACATCCGCGGACAGCATGAGAATCACTCTGCACGGGAGAGGAGGGCATGCTAGTATGCCACACCGACTTGTTGACCCGGTCGTTCTCGCAGCTCACACCATCCTTCGCTTGCAAACTATCGTCTCTCGCGAAGTGGACCCTTGGGATACTGCCGTGGTGACTGTCGCGAGTGTGCAAGCAGGCGATGCGGAGAATGTCGTTGTGGACGACGCGCGTATAGCTGTGGACGTACGTACCGCCCTGCCAGCGACACGAGAAAAGGTCCTCGCATCCGTCCGCCGCATTGTCAACGCTGAGTCCGTGGCTGCAGGAGCTGTCAAGCCTCCTACGATTGAGATCACCCGCAACTTCCCCCGCACGGTCAACGATGAGGCGGTCACCGGGAAGCTTGAGGAGAGCTTCTCCGCACACTTCGTCAGTGGCCCGCAGGCCTACAACAACGCGTGCGACAAGCTGTGCGGCTCGGAAGACTTTGGCATTCTGGCGAGCGCGGTGGAGAAGCCGGCTAGTTTCTTCATGTATGGAGGCATTCCGCATGAGTTGTGGGATCAATGTGAGAAGGAGGGTACATTGAGTGAGAATGTGCCCATCAATCACTCTGCACTATTCGCGCCGGCTATACACCCGACCTTGACGACTGGGATAGATGCGTACGTACTGTCGGCGTTGACTTGGATGGGGAAGAGGTAGTGGACTCATAATATTCGTGGGCCGATCAGACGATGGTATAGCGAGTGTGAGCTCCTTATTATCCGATCTCAGCAGCAACATCAGGACAGCATAAATCAAGCATCCTTCTAAGACGCCGAGCGTAGCTTCTCCTGCTGTGCCTTGAGCTTCGTCAACAGCGCCTTGTCCTCCGCCGTCTTtctcttcttgtcctccaAAACCTTTATCTGTTGTTCCACGTGCGGAAGCAACGGGTTCCATCCTTTCGCCTTCCACTTCGCATCGCCTGCTGCACTCCCCTGACCCGTCACCTCTGTActgccctcctcctcgagcaGTTTGTTATACTTTGCAGTCGTCTTCGCCACACGCTTCTCTCGCTTCTTCTGCTTTCGCGCAGCTTTCTCCACTTTCCACCTCGCCGTGCCTCTGTCCGTGTCGTTCTCCCCGCCCAGGCCCTCTTGAtcgccctcctcctgctcatcatcatcactggACTCGACCTCACTAGCTCTGACAACCCCAACCTGCTCtcccacatcctcctccccagcACGCATCCTCTTCGCAACGCCTTCAAACCGCGTATGCGTCCCAACTCCAGAATACTCCTccaacttcctcttcccACCTTTCCGCTCAGACTCACGATCCGACCGCTCATTACCCGCCAAGCCCGCACGAATCATCCGTCCCGCAGCACCGACATCGACTCGTCCCTTTCCTCCCGCAGACTTCGCCTCGACGGAAGTGACTTTGGCGAAGTATTCCTTCACTCTCGCCAATTCGCGAAAGACGGGATGTGATGTCGCATCGGAGCCGGAGAGGCGTAGTGAAGAGAAGAGCAGGCTTTCGAGAGCGTAGACGGAGAGAATGTAGAGTTTTGCGCTGTCGAGGAGTGGTAGCTTGCTGGTTGTTTGTGAGAGTGGTGCGCGGAGGAGTGGGTCGAGGGCGGTTTCGAGGTTGGTGAGGGTTTCCGATAGATCGTTCAGGAGCGGTTCGAGGGAGTCCATCTTGTCAGTACGGGCGTGTTGTGTTGTGCAGAGAGTTGAAGGTGGTTGCAGTCTTTCATTAAATTATTCTGAGCTTCGTTTGGCAGGCTCAAGTTTATCCGAGCTTAGTAAGCTGCGTCGATGGCTCTTTCACATGCTCTCCAGTTGACTTCACTTCCTTTATCACTCGGCCACAAGCATGGGTGACAGGGCTTCAAAACGACGTCGGACCGGAGAGGCGTCTTCTACTGACGCCGCGACTTCTTCAGCCGCCGACAAACATGCTCTGTTCACAGAATGGAGCATATCCCGAGGCGTTATCATCAACTCTGTCAAGCCCGCCTCGCTTCCTGGCCGCGGACTCGGTCTGATCACGACCTCTGCCATTCGAAAAGGAAGTGAAATCATCATCGTCCCAGAGAAAGCAATGTTCAAGTCAAACCCTTCGATTGTCGGCAAGAAGCTCTCCCCCAAGTCCAAGGCATTGCTACGAAAAGCATCGCATCATGCACACATGGCTCTCTCGCTCATGTCCGCTATGTCCacgccttcatcttcatATTTCCTTTGGAAGTCTACATGGCCCACACCGGGGGACTTCACCACCACATTGCCTATTTTCTGGCCGCACGAGATGGCCGATCGATTGCCTGAGTCGATGCAAGGCCCGCTCCTACGCCAGCGTGAGGAGTTCGATCGAGATTGGGAGTTTGTTCAAGAAGCGATGCAgttgatgaagaaggagtgGAGTAAACGCGAATTCGAGTACTACTGGGCGATTGTCAATTCGAGGAGTTTCCACTTTGATCAGAAGAGTGGAAAGCTCGGTGCGATGGTGCTGTGTCCATTCATTGACTATCTGAATCACGGACCGACTGGTGCTGGAGCTGAGGTAAATTTGGTCAAGGGTAAGGGGTATGTGCTTGAGGCAGAAAGAGATTACGGTATGTTGTCTGCTTCTTTTCTTCGATTTGTTCGATGATCCTACTTCACTTTCATATTCCTTAACGTGACATTGATTCCAATCACTCACTCTCGCTTCACGCTGGTGGTTTGTCGAAGCCTCACGGTGAGCCCTCGCCAATTGCTTTTCCTTCAATAGATCGCCCGCTAACATGGACAATAGCAAtcggagaagaagtcctcaTATCCTACGGCTCGCATTCCAACGAgaagctcctcctccactaCGGCTTCCTCCCATCAGCCTCGCCACCATCTCCGGATGACTCGATCATGCTCGACAGCGTCATCCTTCCAAAACTCAGCACATCAGTTCGCACCGCACTTGAAGATGCAGGCTTTCTGGGCTCTTATGCTTACCTTCCATCAACGCAAGACATTTGTTTCCGAACGCAAGTGGCGATGCGTGCTATCAACGGCGCGGATTGGGAGCATTTCGTCGCGACCGGCGAGGACAGCGGCAAAAGTCTTGAACATGATTGTAGGGGTTGGCTGAGACCCGTGGTCAAGGATCTTGTCGGTTTTGCAAAGGAGAGAGTGACGGAGATGGATGGAGAATTATTGACAGACGGAGCAGAACGTGCGAAGACACAACTGTGTCTGATCAGAGAGAGGTGGCAGCAGATCGAGTTGGCCCTCGACAACTTCTCCTGAGCGTGGCTTTATTTCTAGATACACCATACTGATCGACCGAGTATGATGAGCATTAGCACCCTCTAGGACTGCAGTCAAAAGCTGCAATGCAACTGCAGGCATGTCTGCATTTCTCTTCCTCAGCGAGTTCGCCGTTCTATGTCCGCTCACATAGGAACCCTTTCTTGGAGCTTTTAGTCCGTGCCCTTCTACACGATCTGGACAACGCCGCAAGTGCAGTGCATCTGCGATCctgctcctcgtccaccCTCACCCATTGATGAAGACCTCGTACATCGGGCATTCTCGAAGTATATGCAAAGCTGCCTCCATCCTTGCCGTTGTCTCCCAGCTGACAGCATGTGGTGCTCCACGACCCCAGCAGCCCGGAGCGCGCAGTTCTCTCTATTCTCATCCCATGACTCTTCACCCTCACCCCCTCAATCCTCATTCAACAAATCATCCAAATCATCCTCATCCCACCCTCCCTTCCGTCTCTGCACCGTGACCTTCTCCCCGCCCCCTCCACCCTGCGACTTGATCTGCTCCGCAATCGCCTCCAACATCTCCTTCAACTGCGTCTCGCTGACTCTCGCTCGCAACTGTCCCGATCGCGCCAGCATGATCAGTCGGCTTTCGACGTCTTCTGCTCGTTGGGCGTTGACCATGCGGATTCGGCCGAGACGGTCGGCGGCGAGGGGTTCGAGGATTTGGGAGAGGATTGAGGCGCGGGCTTCGGCTTCGCGGGAGCTGGACGGGGTTGGGTTAGTGTTTGGTCGGTGTTGGGGGGGAGAGTGAGAGTGTGATTACCGTTGCTCATCTTCTTTgctgcctcctcctccgcctccaccgctgGGTGCGCCGGCCCCTTGGCCGGATTGCTGGGATTGCAATTGTTGTAGACGCGCGTGCCGAATCGCTTCGAGATCACTGTCGGCCATTGCGATCGATGTAACTGACGTGGGGTCGTGAAGTGGTGCTCTGGAATTCGTGGAAGCTTGCCCCGCCAAAAGTCCACGTGAAGATCTCTAGCTTATGTCATCGTTGGCGATGCACTGGATTCATCCTCTATGCCCACGAAGAGTGAGGTGGATCGAGCAATGGTCCTCCGTTCCATCACATGAATAGACTATCGCTGGACACAGCTTTTACTATCTATCTGCGCAAGAGCGGACTCTTCGCTGATACGAAGAAGGAGGCATGGACGTCATGCAATCCGAAAGCGAGACACGATACCGAATCCGAGAAGGGCTCTGCCTTCCAGAAACGGCTTCCGACACGGCTGTCTTGCTGTGCCTCATCAATCTTATCACCCGCACCAGTGGAACAGTGGTAACCGAGATCGCATCCTTGTCTTTTCACTGGAATTCAATGGTGCCTGAAGATCTGAAGATCGAGATGATGGAAGTGGCGTGATCAGACAAAGGTGGGAAATGCTTGCAGTCATATTTTGAGCCGCATTCTATTCTGAGATCCACAGTGTACGATACTCACTACTACAAGAACCACGCATTCAACGTCGATTATGTGATCCAACATCACATCCGACATCAACGATCGGAGAAAGACGTCGAAATTATGACGGGACATGATGCTTTCTCATCAGTCTCTCCCGATGCGAAGATGGTCCAGAAATTCCAGTGCTTCCTCGGCGCTCCGATTGGATGGAAATGGTGTGATCCGATTACATCAGCCATTTTTCCACATTTTCCTTGTGGAGCCCATCGAGTCGCAGCGGCCGCTTTGGCATTTCCCGCACAGGCGCCGCGGCGAGCCCTCCCGTCTCCAAAGCCAGACCGATGGCGTGCTCAAGTGCTGAAAGTCCGTTCTTGCGTGCTTGCGTGCTTGCGTTGGTAATCGTGCGAGGGGAATCGTGATGTGTCTGTCTCTGTCACCTGTGCTCGTTGTCAACGTActcaccctctccctcccatacatcatcatcatcaccgtcgtcgtcgtcgtccaccaGCATCGTCGTCAAAGAACTTGTCTCGAGTCTTGCCTACCTGTGATCGATCCTCGGACCAGCCTACACCAGACCAGACCATACACACACACAGCGAACACCCCTCCCTCAACATGGCACGCAACCGCTCTCCGTCCTCCTCCGACGAGGACAACACCGAGTCCGGATATGCCAGCGGCAGCTCGACggcctccctctccaacgAGGTGTACTTCTCCCGAGCACACCTCAAGTTCATCAACCGACAATTGTCCCTTCTCGAGCCACAAGAAGTCCTCAAGTGGTGCATGAcatctcttcctcgtctctACCAGACCTCCGCCTTTGGCCTCACAGGTCTCGCCATCATGGACATGATCTCCAAACTCGACTACGCCATCGCTCCGCCGATTGAGATGATCTTCCTCGACACCTTGTACCACTTCTCTCAAACTCTTGAACTCGTCGACCGGGTCAAGTCAAAGTACCCCAACCTCACCATCCACACATACAAGCCCGAGGGTTGCGACACCACCGAGGATTTCGAGGCGAAACACGGCCAGAAGTTGTGGGAGACGAACGAGGAATTGTACGACTACGTCGCCAAGGTCGAGCCCGCACAACGCGCGTACCGTGACTTGAACGTGCAAGCCGTGTTGACCGGTCGACGACGGACGCAAGGCGGCAAGCGTGGAGACTTGGATATCATCGAGGTCGATGACGCGGGCTTGTTGAAGGTGAACCCGCTGGCCAATTGGAACTTCAAGGATGTCCAGGCGTATATCAAGGAGAACAACGTCCCGACCAATGATCTGCTCGACCAAGGATATCGATCTGTCGGTGACTGGCACTCGACACAGCCCGTGGCggagggtgaggatgagCGCGCCGGTCGGTGGAAGGGTCGTGCGAAGACCGAGTGCGGTATTCACAACAAGCGAAGTCGGTATGCTGTCTTCTTGCAGGAGCAAGAGGAGAAGCGGCAGCAAGAATTGAGCGATGCCATCAACGCCGGTCTGCAGATTGAGACGTCCTCGTAGTGATGGTGTTGTGAGTTCGTCGGCGAGGCGGAGTCGAAAAGTTGGTCATGCAGTTGACCGTTGAGATGAATGAACGGCCGTCGAGATGGAGTGGAAGACTTGCAAAGGTCAATCTGAATATATTAGCACCGGCGTTGGGAAGGGTTTTGATTTCCTGGAAGCTGCCCGCTCAGTTTGGGCGAAGGAGCAAAAGTAGCAAGATACACCAGACAGACAAGAATGTGAAAAGTCATGTCTGATAACTTATCACTCTTCTTCGACTGTCATGCAGTGTGGTGTGGGTGATGTCGCGGTTGGTCGCGAAGGATCCGGTATCAGATGCGGAGGTACCTGCCAGTGCAGTGCAGTGATCGAGCTCCGGCAACGTCGTAGGTGAGGCAAGATGCACCTCTCAGACATCGACAACGACCACTGCCAGGTGGCGGCGGACCTGAGGTCAGATGGATTGTCGTCCAGAGATCGGTATCCGGTGCCTCTTGATATCTCTCATCGTCACGTGCACCGGGTGCCAGTCCTGGTTATGAGGCTTCGACTCCAGAATCTTCATGCGCCAGGCTTCACGCCATCGCACTCGACCAGTTTCACAACCATCAAACGAAGTCACAGCAAACATGCAAAGTAACAAACAAGATGTCCAACGCACAAGGTGAGAGAGAAAAATGGTTGAGAGCCGGCCAAGGCAGATATCCATCATTGTATGCGACGATGCGATGCTGGGCGGGTCATCGGCTCCGACCACCCGTGCGTGGTATACATACATATTTTACAGCGCACGCACACGAACTACATACCCTGTGGGGGACTGGACAGAATTGTGTAGGGGTGGGAATGGATGACTTCCTATTGGTGATCTTGGATTTGATGGGCGTGTACCTTGGAGGGATGGAGGCATCGACTgtgatggtgatgtcgaTTGGGCGACTGATGCTGTGCTATCGGGCAGTGTTCTGTGACCGTGGGAGTAGCGACGAGTTTGGGGACGAATTCTGGAGTTGGGCTTTCGTGTCGTGGGCGACAAGTCTATGATTGAGGTTGTTCTTGTTGCATCGCTCTTCACGGAGTGATGATTCTGCTGAGGCTTCTTAGAGATCGAGCTCATAGCCGTCACCGCCAGTGCCatacctctcctcccaccctGGTACGGCCGGGCCACGAGATAGCGATCGCTCCGACGCAAGTTGGAGGTCAGGCATGTTCTTCCAATAGAAAGGCCTGTTGTGTCCCTACCGGGTAAGAAAGACGTTGCTTCTTTAGCTCGTCGGTCCGGTCGTAGTCGTTCGCGGCATAAACGTGCCTTGAGCGTTCGCAGGAATGACCGATCAGTTGGAACGGAGTACGAGAATTGCCTTGGAGACGCTGTAAGTACCTCTCGCTTGACTGCCGACCAGACGCTACGCGGTGAGATTGTTCTCCGTCGCTCGCGAAGTCGCAAAGAAGCCGATTGCAGTTTGCCGCGTCTGGCGATAGAACTATCGCTCGGGTTCCGACATCCGAAGGGCagggcaagggcaagggATCTGCAATCGCCTCAGGTTCGTGCACTGCCATGGAGAAGCAAATTGAATCTCACCTCGTCTGACCATGAAGCCACGAAGACAAGAACGCACTGAAGAAGCACGGAACAAGGCAAATAACAATGAAAGACCCACGTCTTGAgtacttcctctcccttttcTCTCCATCCCGCATCAAATTTTCGTCTCTGCCCTCTTGCGTGATCAGGTACCTTACATCATCCTGCTCCCCTCCCAACGACATCGGCCACCCAGCTTTTCCTGGCTGACCCAAGCTAAATTTCATTGAATTGCTGAAACTCATTCAATCGCTCGTTGTCTTGCACCTCACCCTCCCAGTCCAGTCCAAACCACATACCACTCGCAGCCATGGCTAACCCACCTCACGGTGAGTACACACGTCAATGCTTCAATGCAACCCACAATCACTGACAAACACCTCTAGGCGGAATCCTCAAGGATCTCATTGCCCGCGATGCGCCCCGAAGAGCAGAGCTCGCTGCTGAGGCCGAAAAGTTGCCAGCCATTGTCCTCGGTGACCGCCAGCTGTGCGATCTCGAGCTGATCCTCAACGGAGGCTTCTCACCTCTGGAGGGCTTCATGAATGAGAAGGATTACAACGGAGTGGTGGAGAACAACCGTCTGGCGGATGGAAACCTCTTCTCCATGCCAATCTGCTTGGACTTGACCAAGGAGGCCATTGAAGAGCTTGGTGTCAAGCCCGGCGCTCGCATCACACTGCGCGACAGCCGTGACGACCGCAACTTGGGAATCTTGAACGTGGACGATGTCTACCAACCGGACAAGCAGAAGGAGGCCAAGGAGGTCTTTGGTGGTGATCCAGACCACCCAGCTGTCAAGTTCCTCTTCAATCAGACCAATGACTACTACGTCGGTGGTAAGATCGATGCCATTGACCGTCTCATGCACTACGACTACGTCGGCCTCCGCTACACTCCTGCCGAACTACGCCTCCACTTCGATAAGCTTGGCTGGTCCAAGGTCGTCGCTTTCCAAACCAGAAATCCCATGCACCGTGCTCACCGCGAGCTGACTGTCCGCGCTGCCCGCACTCGCCAGGCCAACGTCCTCATCCACCCGGTCGTTG
It includes:
- the MGSUL7 gene encoding MGSUL7 PAPS reductase (PAPS Reductase. Phosphoadenylphosphosulphate reductase. Reduses PAPS to sulphite. Involved in Sulphate reduction pathway), encoding MARNRSPSSSDEDNTESGYASGSSTASLSNEVYFSRAHLKFINRQLSLLEPQEVLKWCMTSLPRLYQTSAFGLTGLAIMDMISKLDYAIAPPIEMIFLDTLYHFSQTLELVDRVKSKYPNLTIHTYKPEGCDTTEDFEAKHGQKLWETNEELYDYVAKVEPAQRAYRDLNVQAVLTGRRRTQGGKRGDLDIIEVDDAGLLKVNPLANWNFKDVQAYIKENNVPTNDLLDQGYRSVGDWHSTQPVAEGEDERAGRWKGRAKTECGIHNKRSRYAVFLQEQEEKRQQELSDAINAGLQIETSS